A genomic region of Oryza glaberrima chromosome 1, OglaRS2, whole genome shotgun sequence contains the following coding sequences:
- the LOC127764718 gene encoding uncharacterized protein LOC127764718 isoform X2, translated as MATLAPRPHELLALRRPRLRTPRARASAHRARGAPVAPQAARPRRVFLGLGAAFVDQLARMASGGAPSRSFVASARPRQGVSPVEQILKNVEWPDEFPFKAEDFSRFDESSDALFYSAPRYVTHIDDQAIEALTKYYSEVLPPSNTPGVAILDMCSSWVSHYPPGYKQEKIVGMGMNEDELKRNPVLTEYVVQDLNVNPKLPFEDNTFDVITNVVSVDYLTKPIDVFKEMRRILKPSGLAIMSFSNRCFWTKAISIWTSTGDADHAWIVGAYFHYAGDFEPPEVPRSIAMAAKDHDAADTSHGVDECEPSLWHSAHSALLLTSTSRSRAPSSLSASAGWCQCWLWLQVQELPRGRRSICSCASTTTTSSTGTERAAASRSPTPASRWRTGAYPASDSGRGRP; from the exons atGGCCACGCTCGCGCCACGCCCCCATGAACTCCTCGCCCTGAGAAGGCCCCGTCTTAGGACGCCCCGAGCCCGCGCCTCCGCCCACCGTGCCCGTGGCGCTCCCGTGGCCCCGCAggccgcgcggccgcggcgcgtctTCCTGGGCCTCGGCGCCGCTTTCGTCGACCAGCTCGCCCGCATGGCCTCCGGCGGCGCCCCGTCACGCTCGTTCGTGGCCTCAGCTCGGCCGAGGCAGGGGGTTTCCCCGGTCGAACAG ATTTTGAAGAATGTTGAGTGGCCGGATGAGTTCCCATTCAAGGCCGAAGACTTCAGCCGCTTCGATGA ATCATCAGACGCTCTGTTCTACTCGGCTCCCCGTTATGTGACTCACATTGATGACCAAGCAATCGAGGCTCTCACGAAATACTACTCAGAAGTTCTTCCTCCAAGCAACACTCCTGGGGTGGCCATCCTGGACATGTGCAGCAGCTGG GTGAGCCATTATCCACCTGGGTACAAACAAGAGAAGATTGTGGGGATGGGTATGAATGAAGATGAATTGAAAAGGAATCCG GTGTTAACAGAGTACGTTGTGCAAGACCTCAATGTGAACCCGAAGCTTCCTTTTGAGGATAACACATTTGATGTTATAACCAACGTG GTTAGTGTAGACTACTTGACAAAACCAATTGATGTTTTCAAGGAAATGAGACGAATACTTAAACCAAGTGGATTGGCCATAATGAG TTTTTCAAATCGCTGCTTTTGGACAAAGGCTATATCTATATGGACGTCAACCGGTGATGCTGATCACGCTTGGATAGTTGGGGCTTACTTCCATTATGCTGGAGATTTTGAACCTCCTGAG GTTCCCCGATCTATCGCCATGGCGGCTAAGGACCACGACGCAGCTGATACATCTCACGGGGTGGACGAATGCGAGCCGAGTCTATG GCATTCGGCGCATTCGGCGCTGTTGTTAACATCGACAAGCCGATCGAGAGCTCCATCGAGCTTGTCGGCGTCAGCGGGCTGGTGCCAGTGCTGGCTCTGGCTCCAGGTCCAGGAGTTGCCTCGCGGCCGGCGTTCAATCTGCTCGTGCGCATCGACAACGACCACATCCTCGACCGGCACCGAGAGGGCGGCAGCGTCAAGGTCTCCTACGCCGGCGTCCCGCTGGCGTACGGGAGCATACCCAGCTTCCGACTCGGGGCGAGGGAGGCCTTGA
- the LOC127762957 gene encoding cytidine deaminase 1-like, producing the protein MGEEKVAPKSDAAPAVELLGFVMSAEEAERAAAAAGVETVEDLLPLLVPSAMRRARAPISRFPVGAVGLGASGRVYAGVNLEFRGLPLSHSVHAEQFLVVNAAAAGESELRAVAVSHMPCGHCRQFLQEIRGAGGIRIIVTSDTEDGCAPEWRTVASLLPRPFGPHDLLPKHVPLVLEPHDNPLGEPAAVANGFAHGDLEARLREAAEAAARAAHAPYSECPSGFAVADGEGKVYAGGCLESAAYNPTLGPVQAAIIGMVAAGGGAAGDVVAAALVEKEAALVSQEATARIFLAAVAPQATFHVYNYTPSDA; encoded by the coding sequence ATGGGGGAGGAGAAAGTGGCGCCGAAGTCTGACGCTGCCCCGGCGGTGGAGTTGCTGGGGTTCGTGATGAgcgcggaggaggccgagcgcgccgcggcggcggccggggtggagacggtggaggacctgctgccgctgctcgtcCCTTCCGCGATGCGGCGCGCGCGTGCCCCGATCTCGCGGTTCCCCGTGGGCGCCGTGGGCCTTGGCGCGAGCGGCCGCGTCTACGCCGGCGTCAACCTCGAGTTCCGGGGCCTCCCGCTGTCCCATTCCGTCCACGCCGAGCAGTTCCTCGTCGTCAacgcggccgccgcgggggaGTCGGAgctgcgcgccgtcgccgtctcccacATGCCCTGCGGCCACTGCCGCCAGTTCCTCCAGGAGATCCGCGGCGCCGGTGGGATCCGAATCATTGTCACCTCCGACACCGAGGACGGCTGCGCCCCCGAGTGGCGCACGGTGGCGTCCCTCCTCCCGCGCCCCTTCGGGCCCCATGATCTCCTCCCCAAGCACGTCCCCCTCGTCCTCGAACCGCACGACAACCCTCTCGGcgaacccgccgccgtcgccaatgGCTTCGCCCACGGTGACCTAGAGGCGCGCCTAAGGGAggcagcggaggcggccgcgcggGCGGCGCATGCGCCGTATAGCGAGTGCCCGTCGGGATTCGCCGTGGCGGACGGCGAAGGGAAGGTGTACGCCGGAGGATGCCTGGAGTCCGCGGCGTATAATCCGACACTAGGCCCCGTGCAGGCGGCCATCATAGGGATGGTGGCcgccgggggcggcgccgccggagacgtggtggcggcggcgctcgtggaGAAGGAAGCGGCGTTGGTGTCGCAGGAAGCGACGGCCAGGATCTTCCTGGCCGCGGTGGCCCCACAGGCCACCTTCCACGTGTACAATTATACACCGTCCGATGCATGA
- the LOC127786341 gene encoding uncharacterized protein LOC127786341, which produces MFFSHIFINLPVTSLARFKAVCCSWHAAVDDPALVRCHLERSRARQPPTSSLLAVASTKDIWDDEALSNSEVVSFHQLRLTLRAAARPGARMVAAPPLDITAETDPMLHKSIPNGGRITRHIIPIHFDGLVAFATNGKAMFVCNPATQELVVLSPGSGSGPCPRSTESMAAVGFDLWRNRYIVVRCFYRKSHNDPPVYDIRHEIFTLGAGAGDGWQRILRDEAFDAVPTSPGCTACDNDDRLADLAGELRYVHRVRTSVATHEVWMAAVVDDDDQEWWLRYRVDLWHNPWGVRRRRSGGGNGQRWFHSFGATVAGNVGGHVVQGAVVAHGAAQTGGERREGAGESVQL; this is translated from the exons ATGTTCTTCTCCCACATCTTCATAAACCTCCCAGTAACATCCCTCGCACGTTTCAAGGCAGTTTGTTGCTCGTggcacgccgccgtcgacgaccccGCCTTGGTCCGCTGCCACCTTGAGCGGTCACGCGCGAGGCAGCCGCCAACATCGTCCTTGCTCGCCGTCGCGAGCACGAAAGATATATGGGACGATGAAGCGCTCTCCAACTCCGAGGTTGTCAGCTTCCACCAGCTAAGGCTTACCCTGCGAGCGGCGGCTAGACCGGGAGCGAGAATGGTGGCTGCGCCGCCGCTAGACATCACCGCCGAGACTGATCCGATGCTCCACAAGTCTATCCCTAACGGCGGCCGTATCACCCGCCATATCATCCCCATCCACTTCGACGGCCTTGTCGCCTTCGCCACCAACGGCAAGGCCATGTTCGTGTGCAACCCGGCCACCCAGGAGCTCGTCGTGCTGTCgcccggcagcggcagcggcccaTGCCCACGGTCTACAGAATCAATGGCAGCGGTCGGCTTCGACCTGTGGCGGAACAGGTACATCGTCGTCAGGTGCTTCTACCGCAAGTCCCACAACGATCCGCCGGTCTACGACATCAGACACGAGATCTTCACGCTCGGCGCAGGCGCCGGCGATGGATGGCAGCGCAT CCTGCGAGACGAGGCGTTCGACGCGGTCCCGACCTCTCCGGGCTGCACGGCTTGCGACAACGACGACCGTCTCGCGGACCTCGCCGGTGAGCTGCGCTACGTGCATCGCGTCCGCACGAGCGTGGCCACCCACGAAGTTtggatggcggcggtggttgaTGACGATGACCAGGAGTGGTGGCTGCGATACCGAGTGGACCTGTGGCACAACCCGTggggcgtgcgccgccgccgcagcggcggcggcaacggccaACGCTGGTTCCACAGCTTCGGCGCCACGGTGGCCGGCAACGTTGGTGGCCATGTTGTACAAGGAGCTGTGGTGGCACATGGAGCGGCGCAAACCGGTGGTGAAAGACGTGAAGGTGCAGGGGAGTCGGTACAGCTGTGA
- the LOC127786173 gene encoding uncharacterized protein LOC127786173 encodes MKPQPPPIQGDGVAKKSRAAKASRREMLKVLYVLLALASTPFLYYIFFDLPPKFSLQINSAEGLDAAAAAAAQPLSTIVNMTLHASNRRAPGRCYRHGEAAVRYAGFTVAASRTRVFCVGARDALDVPVVAWADGVTLPNEVHDRMAAEQRAGFVELEVDVKLFDRESEMPTWMWCKVTTQGAEPSDVTPCRVFATQNWVSDIAPRWMQ; translated from the coding sequence ATGAAGCCTCAGCCTCCTCCCATCCAAGGAGATGGCGTCGCCAAGAAGTCGAGGGCGGCGAAGGCATCAAGGCGTGAGATGCTCAAGGTCTTGTACGTCCTGCTCGCTCTGGCCTCGACACCGTTTTTGTACTACATCTTCTTCGACCTCCCTCCCAAGTTCTCCCTCCAGATCAACAGCGCCGAGGgcctcgacgcggcggcggcggcggcggcgcagccccTCTCCACCATCGTCAACATGACCCTGCACGCCAGCAACCGGCGCGCGCCGGGCCGATGCTACCgccacggcgaggcggcggtgcgtTACGCCGGCTTCACCGTCGCGGCGAGCCGGACGCGCGTCTTCTGCGTCGGCGCCAGGGACGCGCTCGACGTGCCGGTCGTGGCGTGGGCGGACGGCGTGACGCTGCCCAATGAGGTACACGATCGCATGGCGGCAGAGCAGCGCGCCGGCTTCGTGGAGCTCGAGGTCGACGTGAAGTTGTTCGACCGCGAGAGCGAGATGCCGACGTGGATGTGGTGCAAGGTGACGACGCAGGGAGCGGAGCCGTCAGACGTGACACCGTGCAGAGTGTTCGCTACCCAGAATTGGGTATCAGACATTGCACCTCGTTGGATGCAGTAA
- the LOC127764718 gene encoding uncharacterized protein LOC127764718 isoform X3 has protein sequence MATLAPRPHELLALRRPRLRTPRARASAHRARGAPVAPQAARPRRVFLGLGAAFVDQLARMASGGAPSRSFVASARPRQGVSPVEQILKNVEWPDEFPFKAEDFSRFDESSDALFYSAPRYVTHIDDQAIEALTKYYSEVLPPSNTPGVAILDMCSSWVSHYPPGYKQEKIVGMGMNEDELKRNPVLTEYVVQDLNVNPKLPFEDNTFDVITNVVSVDYLTKPIDVFKEMRRILKPSGLAIMSFSNRCFWTKAISIWTSTGDADHAWIVGAYFHYAGDFEPPEAVDISPNPGRTDPMYVVRSRKRIA, from the exons atGGCCACGCTCGCGCCACGCCCCCATGAACTCCTCGCCCTGAGAAGGCCCCGTCTTAGGACGCCCCGAGCCCGCGCCTCCGCCCACCGTGCCCGTGGCGCTCCCGTGGCCCCGCAggccgcgcggccgcggcgcgtctTCCTGGGCCTCGGCGCCGCTTTCGTCGACCAGCTCGCCCGCATGGCCTCCGGCGGCGCCCCGTCACGCTCGTTCGTGGCCTCAGCTCGGCCGAGGCAGGGGGTTTCCCCGGTCGAACAG ATTTTGAAGAATGTTGAGTGGCCGGATGAGTTCCCATTCAAGGCCGAAGACTTCAGCCGCTTCGATGA ATCATCAGACGCTCTGTTCTACTCGGCTCCCCGTTATGTGACTCACATTGATGACCAAGCAATCGAGGCTCTCACGAAATACTACTCAGAAGTTCTTCCTCCAAGCAACACTCCTGGGGTGGCCATCCTGGACATGTGCAGCAGCTGG GTGAGCCATTATCCACCTGGGTACAAACAAGAGAAGATTGTGGGGATGGGTATGAATGAAGATGAATTGAAAAGGAATCCG GTGTTAACAGAGTACGTTGTGCAAGACCTCAATGTGAACCCGAAGCTTCCTTTTGAGGATAACACATTTGATGTTATAACCAACGTG GTTAGTGTAGACTACTTGACAAAACCAATTGATGTTTTCAAGGAAATGAGACGAATACTTAAACCAAGTGGATTGGCCATAATGAG TTTTTCAAATCGCTGCTTTTGGACAAAGGCTATATCTATATGGACGTCAACCGGTGATGCTGATCACGCTTGGATAGTTGGGGCTTACTTCCATTATGCTGGAGATTTTGAACCTCCTGAG GCTGTTGATATATCTCCTAATCCTGGACGAACAGACCCGATGTATGTTGTCCGGTCCAGAAAGAGAATAGCTTGA
- the LOC127760473 gene encoding putative Peroxidase 48, protein MRRPDPATGLRFAAVSLILCTANICAVARRSSYALLLDDEEDGGGGGDGSASFSFFPQTQPRGLVYGFYDESCPDAEGIVSSTMRELYLANPNVAAALVRLFFHDCFIHGCDASVLLDRINGDKSEREAAPNQSLRGFGAVDKIKARLEAACPRTVSCADILVLAARDSLVLAGGPSYPVLTGRSDSARAFYDEVGARIPSPNATYTVTLDAFARRGFTERETVALLGAHSIGKVHCRFFKDRIDNFAGTGEPDDTIDADMVEEMRAVCDGDGAAPMEMGYYRQGREVGFGAHYYAKLLGGRGILRSDQQLTAGSTVRWVRVYAAGERGEEVFREDFAHAMVKLAALEPLTGSPGHVRIRCSKPVE, encoded by the exons ATGCGACGGCCTGATCCGGCGACTGGCTTGCGCTTTGCGGCCGTCTCGCTGATCCTGTGCACGGCCAACATCTGTGCGGTGGCCAGACGGTCGTCGTACGCGCTCCtgctcgacgacgaggaggacggcggcggaggcggtgacgGCTCGGcgtccttctccttcttcccgCAGACGCAGCCGCGCGGGCTGGTGTACGGGTTCTACGACGAGAGTTGCCCCGACGCCGAGGGGATCGTGTCGTCCACCATGCGGGAGCTCTACCTCGCCAACCccaacgtcgccgccgcgctcgtccgcctcttcttccacgactgcttcatCCAC GGCTGCGACGCCTCGGTGCTCCTGGACCGCATCAACGGCGACAAGTCGGAGAGGGAAGCGGCCCCGAACCAGTCGCTGAGAGGCTTCGGCGCCGTCGACAAGATCAAGGCGAGGCTGGAGGCGGCGTGCCCGCGgaccgtctcctgcgccgacatcctgGTCCTCGCCGCGCGGGACAGCCTCGTCCTAGCGGGCGGGCCGAGCTATCCCGTGCTCACCGGACGCAGCGACAGCGCCAGGGCCTTCTACGACGAGGTGGGCGCGCGCATCCCGTCGCCGAACGCCACCTACACCGTGACGCTCGATGCGTTCGCCCGCCGCGGCTTCACCGAGCGCGAGACCGTCGCGCTCTTAG GAGCACATAGCATCGGGAAGGTGCATTGCAGATTCTTCAAGGACAGGATCGACAACTTCGCCGGGACAGGCGAGCCTGACGACACCATCGACGCCGACATGGTCGAAGAGATGCGCGCGGtgtgcgacggcgacggcgccgcgccgATGGAGATGGGGTACTACCGGCAGGGGAGGGAGGTGGGTTTCGGCGCGCACTACTACGCGAAGCTTCTCGGTGGACGGGGCATCCTGCGGTCGGACCAGCAGCTCACGGCGGGGAGTACCGTGCGGTGGGTGCGCGTGTACGCGGCcggggagcgcggcgaggaggtgttCCGCGAGGACTTCGCGCACGCAATGGTTAAGCTTGCCGCGCTTGAGCCGCTCACCGGGTCGCCCGGCCACGTCCGGATCCGCTGCTCCAAACCCGTGGAgtag
- the LOC127766814 gene encoding uncharacterized protein LOC127766814, with the protein MDSEEDPLLRLMNKVSFLFWMTLLPVFLLGIFVGALLSKECEKAKYTMDLAAVEGMDVAAVSTVVSPAFNLKLRAENPRAFRPWCLDRGDVVVSYSGVALAWGRVPGFCVRRRAMAELTVVPWGKDVRLSEDLRDLLVSELQHGTAKVSVEMKLHYYANFGMAAFAPSSGTTSISQELLLDSWEDNMNSSLLKTKAGLPGRQDE; encoded by the coding sequence ATGGACAGCGAGGAGGACCCTTTGTTGAGGTTAATGAACAAAGTCAGCTTCCTGTTCTGGATGACACTGTTACCAGTTTTTCTGCTAGGGATCTTCGTCGGCgcccttctttccaaagaatgCGAGAAGGCCAAGTACACCATggatctcgccgccgtcgaggggatggacgtcgccgccgtcagcaCGGTTGTCTCCCCCGCGTTCAACCTCAAGCTGCGCGCCGAGAACCCGCGCGCCTTCCGGCCATGGTGTCTCGACCGCGGGGACGTGGTGGTGTCCTACTCCGGCGTTGCACTCGCGTGGGGGCGCGTCCCGGGCTTCTGCGTGAGGAGGAGGGCGATGGCCGAGCTCACGGTGGTGCCCTGGGGCAAGGACGTCCGCTTGTCGGAGGATCTACGCGACCTTCTTGTCTCAGAGTTGCAGCATGGCACAGCGAAGGTTTCCGTCGAGATGAAGCTGCACTACTACGCTAATTTCGGCATGGCTGCCTTCGCGCCCAGCTCTGGGACGACGTCGATTTCACAGGAGCTTCTCCTGGACTCCTGGGAGGACAACATGAATAGCAGTTTGCTCAAGACGAAGGCTGGTCTCCCGGGAAGACAAGATGAATAA
- the LOC127759871 gene encoding nucleosome assembly protein 1;3 has protein sequence MSGIELSSEEKASLVETLKNKLQALAEQHVDVLESLAPVVRKRVDVLIEIQSQHDELEAKFLEEKSALEAKYHKLYGPLYSKRFEIVSGVLEVEGETEEREEKGVPDFWLKAMKNNEILAEEIHESDEEALKYLKDIKWCRIDDPKGFKFEFFFDTNPFFKNQVLTKTYHMIDEDDEPILEKAIGTEIEWHPGNCLTQEVLTKESSESTKPITKTEEYESFFNFFSPPQVPEDDAKIDENTAEELQNQMERDYDIASTLRDKIIPHAVSWFTGEAVQDEDYGVSWVDDKEDDDDEYSDEEA, from the exons ATGAGCGGGATCG AGCTCTCGTCAGAGGAAAAGGCCAGCCTCGTGGAGACACTGAAG AACAAGCTGCAGGCGTTGGCGGAGCAACATGTTGACGTGCTCGAAAGCCTGGCGCCCGTGGTCAGGAAGCGCGTCGATGTGCTCATAGAGATTCAG AGCCAACATGATGAACTAGAAGCGAAGTTCTTGGAGGAAAAATCTGCTCTAGAAGCTAAATATCATAAGCTTTATGGACCATTGTACTCAAAG CGTTTTGAAATTGTGAGTGGTGTTCTTGAAGTAGAGGGCGAGACTGAAGAAAGAG AGGAAAAGGGTGTTCCAGATTTTTGGCTCAAAGCAATGAAGAACAATGAGATTCTTGCTGAGGAG ATCCATGAGAGCGATGAGGAAGCTCTAAAGTACCTTAAGGACATCAAATGGTGCAGAATTGATGATCCAAAGGGTTTTAAGTTCGAATTCTTTTTCGATACAAATCCCTTCTTTAAAAATCAAGTGCTGACTAAAACATACCACATGATCGATGAAGATGATGAACCCATCCTAGAGAAAGCAATTGG GACTGAAATCGAATGGCATCCAGGAAATTGTTTGACACAGGAGGTGCTAACGAAGGAGAGTTCAGAGAGCACTAAACCTATAACAAAGACTGAAGAATATGAGAGCTTCTTTAACTTCTTCAGCCCCCCTCAAGTTCCAGAGGATGATGCAAAAATTGACGAAAATACC GCTGAAGAATTGCAGAATCAAATGGAACGAGATTATGACATTGC ATCTACTCTCAGGGACAAGATCATACCACATGCTGTTTCTTGGTTCACTGGAGAGGCTGTTCAAGACGAGGATTATGGTGTTTCTTGGGTGGATGATaaagaggatgatgacgatgaatATAGTGATGAAGAAGCATAA
- the LOC127760536 gene encoding uncharacterized protein LOC127760536 — translation MRITYKASQAIDTAVIFNKPISSSVELVGVRGLEPSLAPGAAASPAFDLLLRLDNGDACGDQYREGGSVKVSYAGVPLAHGSTPGFRLGARSSATVAVNATSDGVGVPEELFRLMSAERRLGVAQLDIALQLGWPGWESYYWIVDLDG, via the coding sequence ATGCGGATAACCTACAAGGCCAGCCAAGCAATCGACACCGCTGTTATCTTCAACAAGCCAATCAGTAGCTCggtcgagctcgtcggcgtcagGGGACTGGAGCCATCTCTGGCCCCAGGAGCGGCGGCATCGCCGGCTTTCGATCTACTCCTGCGTCTCGACAACGGGGACGCCTGCGGCGACCAGTACCGAGAGGGCGGCAGCGTCAAGGTCTCCTACGCCGGCGTCCCCCTGGCGCACGGGAGCACCCCCGGCTTCCGCTTGGGGGCGAGGAGTTCCGCGACGGTGGCGGTGAACGCGACGAGCGATGGGGTGGGTGTGCCGGAGGAGCTGTTCCGGCTCATGTCGGCGGAACGAAGGCTAGGCGTGGCTCAGCTGGATATCGCCTTGCAGCTGGGCTGGCCCGGTTGGGAGTCCTACTACTGGATCGTCGATTTGGATGGCTGA
- the LOC127771969 gene encoding uncharacterized protein LOC127771969: protein MILFYGTVTIVLVLGIPAAALLSNAAEKVKYTLDLAAVEGMDVAAATTAGGGGSTVISPAFNLTLRVENPRTFRPWCLDRGDVVVSYSGVALAWGRVPGFCVQKRSTAKLTVVPWGKNVHLSQELRERFVSELQEGTAKVYVEMKLHYYANFCMTAFSPSTGMVGISQELTLGGRDE from the coding sequence ATGATCCTGTTCTATGGTACGGTGACGATAGTTTTAGTGCTGGGGATCCCGGCCGCTGCCCTTCTTTCTAACGCCGCCGAGAAGGTCAAGTACACCTTggatctcgccgccgtcgaggggatggacgtcgccgccgccaccacggccggcggcggcggcagtacGGTCATCTCGCCCGCATTCAACCTCACGCTGCGTGTAGAGAACCCACGCACCTTCCGGCCATGGTGTCTCGACCGCGGGGACGTGGTGGTGTCCTACTCCGGCGTAGCACTCGCGTGGGGGCGCGTCCCGGGATTCTGCGTGCAGAAGAGGTCGACGGCCAAGCTCACGGTGGTGCCCTGGGGCAAGAACGTCCACTTGTCGCAGGAGCTACGCGAACGCTTTGTCTCAGAGCTGCAGGAGGGGACGGCTAAGGTCTACGTCGAGATGAAGCTGCACTACTACGCTAATTTCTGTATGACTGCCTTCTCGCCTAGCACTGGGATGGTGGGGATTTCACAGGAGCTTACGCTGGGAGGACGAGATGAATAA
- the LOC127764718 gene encoding uncharacterized protein LOC127764718 isoform X1, whose protein sequence is MATLAPRPHELLALRRPRLRTPRARASAHRARGAPVAPQAARPRRVFLGLGAAFVDQLARMASGGAPSRSFVASARPRQGVSPVEQILKNVEWPDEFPFKAEDFSRFDESSDALFYSAPRYVTHIDDQAIEALTKYYSEVLPPSNTPGVAILDMCSSWVSHYPPGYKQEKIVGMGMNEDELKRNPVLTEYVVQDLNVNPKLPFEDNTFDVITNVVSVDYLTKPIDVFKEMRRILKPSGLAIMSFSNRCFWTKAISIWTSTGDADHAWIVGAYFHYAGDFEPPEVPRSIAMAAKDHDAADTSHGVDECEPSLWYEVAMAVLFPSNYFLLSFWFFLGFWIIYQAFGAFGAVVNIDKPIESSIELVGVSGLVPVLALAPGPGVASRPAFNLLVRIDNDHILDRHREGGSVKVSYAGVPLAYGSIPSFRLGAREALTVAVNATSEAAGVPEDLLRLMAAEQRMGVAQLEIGMQLGGPGRESYSWSVDL, encoded by the exons atGGCCACGCTCGCGCCACGCCCCCATGAACTCCTCGCCCTGAGAAGGCCCCGTCTTAGGACGCCCCGAGCCCGCGCCTCCGCCCACCGTGCCCGTGGCGCTCCCGTGGCCCCGCAggccgcgcggccgcggcgcgtctTCCTGGGCCTCGGCGCCGCTTTCGTCGACCAGCTCGCCCGCATGGCCTCCGGCGGCGCCCCGTCACGCTCGTTCGTGGCCTCAGCTCGGCCGAGGCAGGGGGTTTCCCCGGTCGAACAG ATTTTGAAGAATGTTGAGTGGCCGGATGAGTTCCCATTCAAGGCCGAAGACTTCAGCCGCTTCGATGA ATCATCAGACGCTCTGTTCTACTCGGCTCCCCGTTATGTGACTCACATTGATGACCAAGCAATCGAGGCTCTCACGAAATACTACTCAGAAGTTCTTCCTCCAAGCAACACTCCTGGGGTGGCCATCCTGGACATGTGCAGCAGCTGG GTGAGCCATTATCCACCTGGGTACAAACAAGAGAAGATTGTGGGGATGGGTATGAATGAAGATGAATTGAAAAGGAATCCG GTGTTAACAGAGTACGTTGTGCAAGACCTCAATGTGAACCCGAAGCTTCCTTTTGAGGATAACACATTTGATGTTATAACCAACGTG GTTAGTGTAGACTACTTGACAAAACCAATTGATGTTTTCAAGGAAATGAGACGAATACTTAAACCAAGTGGATTGGCCATAATGAG TTTTTCAAATCGCTGCTTTTGGACAAAGGCTATATCTATATGGACGTCAACCGGTGATGCTGATCACGCTTGGATAGTTGGGGCTTACTTCCATTATGCTGGAGATTTTGAACCTCCTGAG GTTCCCCGATCTATCGCCATGGCGGCTAAGGACCACGACGCAGCTGATACATCTCACGGGGTGGACGAATGCGAGCCGAGTCTATGGTACGAGGTAGCCATGGCGGTGCTGTTCCCGTCCAATTACTTCCTGCTTAGCTTCTggttttttcttggtttttggaTAATCTACCAGGCATTCGGCGCATTCGGCGCTGTTGTTAACATCGACAAGCCGATCGAGAGCTCCATCGAGCTTGTCGGCGTCAGCGGGCTGGTGCCAGTGCTGGCTCTGGCTCCAGGTCCAGGAGTTGCCTCGCGGCCGGCGTTCAATCTGCTCGTGCGCATCGACAACGACCACATCCTCGACCGGCACCGAGAGGGCGGCAGCGTCAAGGTCTCCTACGCCGGCGTCCCGCTGGCGTACGGGAGCATACCCAGCTTCCGACTCGGGGCGAGGGAGGCCTTGACGGTGGCGGTGAACGCGacgagcgaggcggcgggcgtgcCGGAGGATCTGCTTCGGCTCATGGCGGCGGAGCAAAGGATGGGCGTGGCGCAGCTGGAGATCGGCATGCAGCTGGGCGGGCCAGGCCGGGAGTCGTACTCCTGGAGTGTGGATTTGTGA